In Deinococcus proteolyticus MRP, a single genomic region encodes these proteins:
- a CDS encoding cbb3-type cytochrome c oxidase subunit I: MTVRHSPQVAGRKGFGAVIWDMMNTVDHKKIGLMYIILSLVGLAVGGILAVMIRLQLALPDQTFLVGNIYNQVLTMHAAVMLFFFLIPIGLFGFGNYFLPLQLGVRDVALPRLNNFAVWSFFFSLVLALLAIVGGGYPTVGWTFYYPLTLDANQTGVAIFMMAILFNGLGSLFGSANFAATVMNLRAEGMSLWQMPIFAWSLFATAILQLISLSGLTAAALTTFLEIKLGLSMYNADLGAAPVMFQQFFWFYSHPAVYVMLLPYLGIAAEIASTMARKPLFGYRVMVYSIMAIVFVSLLVWVHHMFAVGVPEAWQIAFMIATLIVAVPTGVKIFNLIGTLWGGRIMMKMPTLWLVGFIFNFLIGGITGVSLGMIPFDYQVTASYYVVAHFHNVMMFGTAFLAMGALYYWWPKMTGRFLDEKLGRVHFWLFMIGSWMTFLPQYILGLLGMPRRYYTYPAGNYAWTELNFISTIGALILLAGGAVMVWTILQSMRKPITAGPNPWGGYTLEWATSSPPPAYNFAVDFPKTFPSERPLYDWEKNGETLTPLDPKTIHLPVDSPWPFLTAFALLPMTFGMTFGWFTPYLPSTGLQTWGDMTGLFKFASALLYLSIPLFFYALFKWAGTREYDVPVAHHGLTKYENGFLGMSWFIISEVTLFGILLAGFIYYRATGLAVPDPVSRPAMWLAILNTIVLVSSSVTIHTAEQMQHQGRHKWARILMFITLLLGALFMSFQVYEFTLFGLESDWKQNLWQSCFFIIVGLHGLHILIGATGVALPFYQSLTGKIDKYNHGSLAPASMYWHLVDAVWLLIVALFYAW; this comes from the coding sequence ATGACAGTAAGACACTCTCCACAGGTGGCCGGGCGCAAGGGCTTCGGGGCTGTCATCTGGGACATGATGAACACCGTGGACCACAAGAAGATCGGGCTGATGTACATCATCCTGTCTCTGGTGGGCCTGGCGGTGGGCGGCATTCTGGCGGTAATGATTCGCCTCCAGCTGGCGCTGCCGGACCAGACCTTCTTGGTCGGTAACATCTACAACCAAGTGCTGACCATGCACGCCGCGGTCATGCTGTTCTTCTTCCTGATTCCGATCGGCCTGTTCGGCTTCGGTAACTATTTCCTGCCGCTTCAGCTGGGTGTGCGCGACGTGGCGCTTCCCCGCCTGAACAACTTCGCGGTGTGGTCCTTCTTCTTCTCGCTGGTGCTGGCCCTGCTGGCCATCGTCGGCGGGGGCTACCCCACGGTGGGCTGGACCTTCTACTATCCGCTGACCCTGGACGCCAACCAGACCGGCGTGGCGATTTTCATGATGGCCATTCTGTTCAACGGCCTGGGCTCGCTGTTCGGCAGCGCCAACTTCGCCGCTACAGTGATGAACCTGCGCGCCGAAGGCATGAGCCTGTGGCAGATGCCCATCTTCGCGTGGTCGCTGTTCGCCACCGCCATCTTGCAGCTGATCAGTCTGAGTGGCCTGACGGCCGCCGCGCTGACCACGTTCCTGGAAATCAAGCTGGGCCTGAGCATGTACAACGCCGACTTGGGCGCCGCTCCGGTGATGTTCCAGCAGTTCTTCTGGTTCTACTCTCACCCTGCCGTGTATGTGATGCTGCTGCCCTACCTGGGTATCGCCGCTGAAATCGCTTCCACCATGGCCCGCAAGCCGCTGTTCGGCTACCGCGTGATGGTGTACTCGATCATGGCCATCGTGTTCGTGTCGCTGCTGGTATGGGTCCACCACATGTTCGCCGTGGGCGTGCCGGAAGCGTGGCAGATCGCCTTTATGATCGCCACCCTGATTGTGGCTGTGCCGACCGGCGTGAAAATCTTCAACCTGATCGGTACGCTCTGGGGCGGCCGCATCATGATGAAGATGCCGACCCTGTGGCTGGTGGGCTTTATCTTCAACTTCCTGATCGGCGGGATTACCGGCGTCAGCCTGGGCATGATTCCCTTCGACTATCAGGTCACCGCTTCGTACTACGTGGTGGCACACTTCCACAACGTGATGATGTTCGGTACCGCCTTCCTGGCCATGGGCGCCCTGTACTACTGGTGGCCCAAGATGACCGGCCGCTTCCTGGACGAGAAGCTGGGCCGCGTTCACTTCTGGCTGTTCATGATTGGCTCGTGGATGACCTTCCTGCCCCAGTACATCCTGGGTCTGCTGGGCATGCCCCGCCGTTACTACACTTACCCGGCCGGCAACTACGCCTGGACCGAGCTGAACTTCATCAGCACCATCGGTGCCCTGATTCTGCTGGCGGGCGGCGCCGTCATGGTCTGGACCATTCTCCAGAGCATGCGTAAGCCCATCACCGCCGGACCCAACCCCTGGGGTGGCTACACCCTGGAGTGGGCCACCTCCAGCCCGCCCCCCGCGTACAACTTCGCGGTGGACTTTCCCAAGACCTTCCCCTCCGAGCGTCCCCTGTACGACTGGGAGAAAAACGGCGAGACCCTCACTCCGCTGGACCCCAAGACCATCCACCTGCCGGTAGACAGCCCCTGGCCCTTCCTGACGGCCTTTGCGCTGCTGCCCATGACCTTCGGCATGACTTTCGGCTGGTTCACCCCGTACCTGCCTTCCACTGGTCTGCAGACCTGGGGTGACATGACCGGGCTGTTCAAGTTCGCCTCGGCACTGCTGTACCTGAGCATCCCGCTGTTCTTCTACGCGCTATTCAAGTGGGCCGGCACCCGCGAGTACGACGTGCCGGTGGCTCACCACGGCCTGACCAAGTACGAGAACGGCTTCCTGGGGATGTCTTGGTTCATCATCTCGGAAGTGACGCTGTTCGGGATTCTGCTGGCCGGCTTCATCTACTACCGCGCCACCGGCCTGGCCGTCCCTGACCCGGTAAGCCGTCCGGCCATGTGGCTGGCCATCCTGAACACCATCGTGCTGGTGAGCAGCTCCGTGACCATTCACACCGCCGAGCAGATGCAGCACCAGGGCCGCCACAAGTGGGCGCGCATCCTGATGTTCATCACCCTGCTGCTGGGTGCGCTGTTCATGAGCTTCCAGGTGTACGAATTCACCCTGTTCGGTCTGGAAAGTGACTGGAAACAGAACCTGTGGCAGTCGTGCTTCTTTATCATCGTGGGTCTGCACGGTCTGCACATTCTGATCGGCGCGACCGGCGTGGCACTGCCCTTCTACCAGTCGCTGACCGGCAAGATCGACAAGTACAACCACGGCTCTCTGGCTCCCGCCAGCATGTACTGGCACCTGGTGGACGCCGTGTGGCTGCTGATCGTGGCTCTGTTCTACGCCTGGTAA
- the coxB gene encoding cytochrome c oxidase subunit II, translated as MLNTKRTCRGRSGGLPPRGVQRMSAAAVLLGLSLLTGCQPHQQTLTIGDQASRYNTAMWELSIVAIALSIIIFLGVSALLFYTVFRFREENNKKEAEQFHGNDKLEVVLVGFPVIIVLLLSVLSVRTMAQTTPVEEKQVGTSITALAKQFWWNFTYTDNESAAGGPVANGNEMVMPAGSNAGVPIDTKLTLQAADVVHEFWAPNIGPQRQAIPGSEKVWTVHTDRPAIYQGNCNYLCGASHANMRFKVIALAPADYEAFISAAQNYTAPTPAPGSAEERGYNLFMNGKPETAAVACAACHRVQGTPANSPVGPDLSFFGTRRTLGAGMWEAPVQQGWDDPQANEHLLAWIKHSPKVKPGSLMPTYDGSEYQVNGQKQKGGVLTDQEIADVAAYLKSLKLPEEANYWQKAQVFSEPAILPGGQQ; from the coding sequence ATGTTGAACACCAAGCGTACCTGTAGAGGCAGGTCAGGCGGTCTGCCGCCTAGAGGCGTGCAGCGCATGTCTGCTGCGGCCGTCCTGTTGGGGCTGTCGCTGCTGACAGGCTGTCAGCCTCACCAGCAGACCCTGACCATCGGTGACCAAGCTTCCCGCTACAACACAGCGATGTGGGAGCTGAGCATCGTGGCCATTGCCCTGTCCATCATCATTTTCTTGGGCGTTTCGGCCCTGCTGTTCTATACCGTTTTCCGCTTCCGCGAGGAAAACAACAAAAAGGAAGCTGAGCAGTTCCACGGCAACGACAAGTTGGAAGTGGTGCTGGTCGGTTTTCCGGTGATTATCGTGCTGCTGCTGAGCGTGCTGAGCGTGCGCACGATGGCCCAGACCACCCCGGTCGAGGAAAAGCAGGTGGGCACCAGCATCACCGCGCTGGCCAAGCAGTTCTGGTGGAATTTCACCTACACTGACAACGAGTCGGCAGCTGGTGGCCCGGTGGCCAACGGCAACGAAATGGTGATGCCGGCCGGCAGCAACGCTGGTGTGCCGATTGATACCAAGCTGACCCTGCAGGCCGCTGACGTGGTCCACGAGTTCTGGGCGCCCAACATCGGCCCGCAGCGCCAGGCGATTCCCGGCTCGGAGAAGGTCTGGACGGTTCACACCGACCGCCCTGCCATCTATCAGGGCAACTGTAACTATCTGTGCGGTGCCAGCCACGCCAACATGCGTTTCAAGGTGATTGCGCTGGCTCCGGCCGACTACGAAGCCTTTATCTCGGCAGCGCAGAACTACACGGCTCCTACTCCCGCCCCAGGCAGCGCCGAGGAGCGCGGCTACAACCTGTTCATGAACGGCAAGCCCGAAACGGCCGCTGTGGCCTGTGCCGCTTGCCACCGTGTGCAGGGCACCCCGGCCAACAGCCCGGTAGGCCCCGACCTGAGCTTTTTCGGTACCCGCCGCACCCTGGGCGCCGGCATGTGGGAAGCTCCTGTTCAGCAGGGCTGGGACGACCCCCAGGCCAACGAGCATCTGCTGGCCTGGATCAAGCACAGCCCCAAGGTCAAACCGGGCAGCCTGATGCCGACCTACGACGGCAGCGAGTATCAGGTCAACGGCCAGAAGCAAAAAGGTGGCGTGCTGACCGACCAGGAAATTGCGGACGTGGCCGCTTACCTCAAGTCGCTCAAGCTGCCTGAAGAGGCCAACTACTGGCAGAAGGCCCAGGTCTTTAGCGAACCGGCCATTTTGCCTGGAGGACAACAATGA
- a CDS encoding heme o synthase, translated as MTVGTATSPTPPTAKATWRDYLSLTKPKVISLLLWTTLTAVFMAAQGWPGETFVQGLWLLTVVSLAGYASAGSAGVFNMIIDRDIDLKMARTAQRPTTSGLISTRSAFIFGLALQVLSFAALWVWTTPLAAWMSLAGFFTYVVVYTMWLKRTTWHNIVIGGAAGCFPPLVGWAAVTGDLNLFAGFLFAIIFFWTPVHFWALAMMIQDEYKEVGIPMLPVVHGDRMTAAQIGLYAIYTVVLSVMPVYFGAVSWLYFFSALALGGWLLWLSWKLYRYVMSGGHPNKKEMLPLYLYSMLYLALLFLAGAADRVLLT; from the coding sequence ATGACGGTGGGTACGGCCACCTCGCCCACCCCCCCTACCGCCAAGGCCACCTGGCGCGATTACCTGTCGCTGACCAAGCCCAAGGTCATTAGCCTGCTGCTGTGGACCACCCTGACCGCTGTGTTTATGGCCGCGCAGGGCTGGCCGGGCGAGACCTTTGTTCAGGGCCTGTGGCTGCTGACGGTGGTGTCGCTGGCCGGGTACGCCTCGGCCGGGTCGGCAGGCGTGTTCAACATGATCATCGACCGCGACATTGACCTGAAGATGGCGCGGACGGCCCAGCGCCCCACCACTTCGGGGCTGATTTCTACCCGCAGCGCTTTTATCTTCGGGCTGGCGCTGCAGGTCCTGTCGTTTGCGGCGCTCTGGGTGTGGACCACGCCGCTGGCCGCCTGGATGAGCCTGGCCGGGTTCTTCACCTATGTGGTGGTGTACACCATGTGGCTCAAGCGCACGACCTGGCACAACATCGTCATTGGGGGTGCGGCCGGCTGCTTTCCGCCGCTGGTGGGCTGGGCCGCTGTCACCGGGGACCTGAACCTGTTCGCCGGGTTCCTGTTCGCCATCATCTTTTTCTGGACGCCGGTGCACTTCTGGGCGCTCGCCATGATGATTCAAGACGAGTACAAGGAAGTGGGAATTCCCATGCTGCCGGTGGTCCACGGTGACCGCATGACTGCCGCGCAGATTGGGCTGTATGCCATCTACACGGTGGTGCTGTCGGTCATGCCGGTGTACTTCGGGGCCGTGAGCTGGCTGTACTTCTTCTCGGCGCTGGCCCTGGGCGGCTGGTTGCTGTGGCTGTCGTGGAAGCTGTACCGCTACGTCATGTCGGGCGGCCACCCCAACAAAAAGGAAATGCTGCCGCTGTACCTGTACTCCATGCTGTACCTGGCCCTGCTGTTTCTGGCCGGCGCTGCCGACCGTGTCCTGCTGACCTGA
- a CDS encoding COX15/CtaA family protein: protein MTRAEARQSSAGPTGSGRSLIYLTWGALVYNVAVILWGAVVRITGAGAGCGDHWPLCDGQVVPLSYTAERVIEFSHRLTSGLSGVLAIGLFAAAFAGPMRQAVTRPDMSGRVRLAFGAGLACAALLLAGAALRSGAVVLLGAGLGLLALAAWLTALLASRNLTWAATFRRWPVVFGAALSFGLILLEGVVGGIQVLLGLTADSTNPARGLVQGIHLANTFALLGAMLLTALWASGWPALWGVGRQPEQRQVRRLWVPGLVLTLLIGMAGAVTALGDLLFAPAPGTPLDTVRRDFGAAAGLIENLRVVHPVLALAGSGYLLWMAARLRQLRPGVQVRRWAGGLTGAIAAQVVVGFLNVALKAPDYLQLVHLLLACIMWLMTVMLGYVALTSPDLEGRDAGAGQVEAAQALSDLRGGARA, encoded by the coding sequence ATGACCCGGGCAGAAGCGCGCCAGTCCAGTGCAGGGCCTACAGGTTCAGGCCGCAGCCTGATTTATCTGACCTGGGGCGCACTGGTCTACAACGTGGCGGTGATTCTGTGGGGCGCCGTGGTCCGCATCACGGGCGCTGGCGCCGGCTGCGGTGATCACTGGCCGCTGTGTGACGGTCAGGTGGTGCCGCTGAGCTACACGGCCGAGCGGGTCATCGAGTTCAGTCACCGCCTGACCAGCGGCCTGAGTGGTGTGCTGGCCATCGGTCTGTTTGCGGCAGCGTTCGCGGGCCCGATGCGCCAGGCGGTGACCCGGCCGGACATGAGCGGGCGCGTGCGGCTGGCCTTCGGGGCAGGTCTGGCCTGCGCGGCACTGCTGCTGGCAGGCGCGGCGCTGCGTTCCGGCGCCGTGGTGCTGCTGGGCGCAGGACTGGGCCTGCTGGCCCTGGCGGCCTGGCTAACCGCTTTGCTGGCGTCCCGGAACCTGACCTGGGCCGCGACTTTTCGGCGCTGGCCGGTGGTCTTCGGCGCTGCCCTGTCCTTTGGACTGATTTTGCTGGAAGGTGTGGTGGGCGGTATCCAGGTACTGCTGGGCCTGACGGCGGATTCCACCAACCCGGCGCGTGGGCTGGTGCAGGGCATTCACCTGGCCAATACTTTCGCGCTGCTGGGCGCCATGTTGCTCACGGCCCTGTGGGCGTCCGGCTGGCCGGCTCTGTGGGGTGTGGGCCGGCAGCCCGAGCAGCGGCAGGTGCGCCGCTTGTGGGTGCCTGGCCTGGTGCTGACCTTGCTGATCGGTATGGCCGGGGCCGTCACGGCGCTTGGCGATCTGCTGTTTGCGCCGGCGCCCGGCACGCCGCTGGATACCGTGCGGCGCGATTTCGGCGCAGCGGCCGGGCTGATTGAAAATCTGCGGGTGGTTCACCCGGTTCTGGCTCTGGCCGGCAGCGGTTACCTGCTGTGGATGGCCGCCCGCCTGCGTCAGCTGCGCCCCGGAGTGCAGGTCCGTCGCTGGGCGGGTGGGCTGACTGGAGCGATTGCTGCACAGGTGGTGGTGGGCTTTCTGAACGTGGCTCTCAAGGCCCCTGACTACCTGCAGCTGGTGCATCTGCTGCTGGCCTGTATCATGTGGCTCATGACGGTGATGTTGGGATATGTGGCGCTGACTTCGCCGGACCTAGAGGGCAGGGACGCTGGAGCCGGGCAGGTTGAGGCCGCTCAGGCGCTTTCCGACCTGCGCGGTGGAGCGCGGGCATGA
- the mltG gene encoding endolytic transglycosylase MltG has protein sequence MTRLGHDRGLPLWAKIAMPLLMLLILGGGVAAWLLTGQTGPAGGGDYTLEVKSGDTLAAVAQELEDNEVIRSADALRYEMRRAGTDGSLKEGLYDLSGQMTVAEVAEALAAAPRIPTVKVAVPEGRRIKDLPAIFEKSGFDAAAIKEALNDPSLSEYAETNLEGFVFPATYEFKEGASAKEVVTEMAERMNQEFTPERVAQAKAEGLSVYDWVTLASMVQAEAANNEEMPIIAGVFLNRLRDGIALGSDPTVAYGLGKDLPELDRGAGDFTTDHDWNTYTRQGLPKTPINNPGEPALLSILNAQRKMDDGRDALYFLHAPDGKIYVNHTYDEHLRDNARYRSQ, from the coding sequence ATGACCAGGCTGGGACATGACCGGGGCCTGCCGCTGTGGGCCAAGATTGCAATGCCGCTGCTGATGCTGCTGATTCTGGGCGGTGGGGTGGCCGCCTGGCTTCTGACCGGCCAGACGGGGCCGGCAGGGGGCGGGGACTATACCCTGGAGGTCAAGTCCGGCGACACGCTGGCCGCTGTGGCCCAGGAGCTGGAAGACAACGAGGTGATCCGCAGCGCAGACGCCCTGCGCTACGAGATGCGCCGCGCCGGCACGGACGGCTCGCTCAAAGAAGGCCTGTACGACCTGAGCGGCCAGATGACGGTGGCTGAGGTGGCCGAAGCGCTGGCTGCCGCTCCCCGCATTCCCACGGTCAAGGTGGCTGTGCCCGAGGGCCGGCGCATCAAAGACCTACCGGCCATTTTCGAGAAGTCGGGCTTTGATGCAGCCGCCATCAAGGAAGCGCTGAATGACCCCTCGCTGAGCGAGTACGCCGAGACGAATCTGGAAGGCTTCGTGTTCCCGGCCACCTACGAGTTTAAAGAAGGTGCCAGCGCCAAGGAAGTCGTGACCGAGATGGCCGAGCGCATGAACCAGGAGTTCACCCCTGAGCGGGTGGCCCAGGCCAAAGCGGAGGGCCTGAGCGTGTACGACTGGGTGACACTGGCCAGCATGGTGCAGGCCGAGGCCGCCAACAACGAAGAAATGCCCATCATTGCCGGGGTGTTTCTCAACCGCCTGCGCGACGGCATCGCACTGGGCAGCGACCCGACTGTGGCCTACGGCCTGGGCAAAGACCTGCCGGAGCTGGACCGCGGAGCCGGTGACTTTACCACCGACCACGACTGGAATACCTATACCCGCCAGGGCCTGCCCAAAACGCCCATCAACAACCCTGGCGAACCGGCGCTGCTGTCTATCCTGAACGCCCAGCGCAAGATGGACGATGGCCGTGACGCGCTGTACTTCCTGCACGCGCCCGACGGCAAGATTTACGTGAACCATACCTACGACGAGCACCTGCGCGACAACGCCCGTTACCGCTCGCAGTAA
- the meaB gene encoding methylmalonyl Co-A mutase-associated GTPase MeaB, with translation MPTHPLAAPLLAGQRRALARAITLIESTRPDHEAEAQALLAELGPHAGGAVRIGLTGVPGVGKSTFIEALGLWLAERGHRVAVLAVDPSSVRTGGSIMGDKTRMPGLSVHPGAFIRPSPSGGTLGGVARRTREAMTLCEAAGYDVVLVETVGVGQSETQVAGMTDLFVLLTLPNAGDELQGIKRGIMELCDLAVVNKADTDPRAANRAQSQLTAALSLLTPHGAEWRPRALQLSALNGQGIEAFWEAVQEFRGTVDLPARRRTQTAGWFDELLREAVWKTFVQGRSQVLGQRRSEVLAGQLTPVQAVRALLDLPLDRPEPRPR, from the coding sequence ATGCCCACCCATCCCCTTGCCGCCCCGCTGCTGGCCGGGCAGCGCCGCGCCCTGGCCCGCGCCATCACCCTGATAGAAAGTACCCGCCCAGACCATGAGGCCGAAGCCCAGGCGCTGCTGGCGGAGCTGGGTCCGCATGCGGGCGGTGCGGTGCGGATTGGGCTGACCGGGGTGCCGGGTGTCGGGAAAAGTACGTTTATCGAGGCGCTGGGCCTGTGGCTGGCAGAGCGGGGTCACCGGGTGGCGGTGCTGGCAGTAGACCCCAGCAGCGTGCGGACCGGCGGGTCCATCATGGGGGACAAGACCCGTATGCCAGGCCTGAGCGTGCATCCCGGCGCCTTTATCCGGCCCAGTCCGTCGGGCGGCACCCTGGGCGGAGTGGCGCGGCGCACCCGCGAGGCCATGACGCTGTGTGAGGCCGCCGGCTACGATGTGGTGCTGGTCGAGACGGTGGGCGTCGGCCAGAGCGAGACGCAGGTGGCCGGCATGACCGACCTCTTCGTGCTGCTGACCCTCCCCAATGCCGGCGATGAACTGCAGGGCATCAAGCGCGGCATCATGGAGCTGTGCGACCTGGCGGTGGTCAACAAGGCCGACACCGACCCTAGGGCCGCCAACCGGGCCCAGTCACAGCTGACGGCAGCCCTCAGCCTGCTGACCCCCCACGGTGCCGAGTGGCGGCCGCGCGCGCTGCAGCTGTCGGCCCTGAACGGTCAGGGGATAGAGGCATTCTGGGAAGCGGTGCAGGAATTTCGCGGCACCGTGGACCTCCCAGCCCGCCGCCGCACCCAGACAGCCGGCTGGTTCGATGAGCTGCTGCGTGAAGCGGTCTGGAAAACTTTTGTTCAGGGCCGCAGTCAGGTCCTGGGACAGCGGCGCAGCGAAGTGCTGGCCGGGCAATTGACGCCGGTCCAGGCAGTGCGGGCACTGCTGGACCTGCCGCTGGACCGGCCTGAGCCCCGGCCCAGATAA
- a CDS encoding phosphopentomutase, whose amino-acid sequence MLLTILVLDSVGVGALPDAARFGDPQQGGDVGAFTLNHTLKAAPVLLPNLARLGIGSIPGVERGPATIPEVGDACGAFGRMQEVSPGKDSSTGHWEFMGIQLENAFQVYPQGFPPEVMARFDAATGRGHLCNLPYSGTEVLSDYGEEHLRTGQPIVYTSADSVFQVAAHVDVVPLDTLYTWCEAAREILQGEHAVARVIARPFTGAAPDFERLNDQRRDYSLVPPHTVLDALKAAGKAVVGIGKIPDLYAGKGFTEMHHTDDNADGIRQTLERMHRAQAEGLDGLIFTNLVDFDSKYGHRRDPQGYSAALKAFDAALPEFLAAVPEGGALLIISDHGNDPTWYGSDHTREHGLLLGYRPGMAGLTDLGTRQTFADIGATAADALGAEWSGPGQSFWAQLRG is encoded by the coding sequence ATGTTACTGACCATTCTGGTTCTCGATTCCGTCGGCGTGGGCGCCCTGCCGGACGCCGCCCGTTTCGGAGACCCGCAGCAGGGAGGCGACGTGGGCGCCTTTACGCTCAACCACACCCTGAAAGCCGCCCCGGTACTGCTTCCCAACCTGGCCCGCCTGGGCATCGGCTCTATTCCGGGAGTGGAGCGCGGCCCCGCCACCATTCCCGAGGTCGGGGACGCCTGCGGCGCCTTTGGACGCATGCAGGAAGTCAGCCCCGGCAAGGACTCGTCTACCGGGCACTGGGAATTCATGGGCATTCAGCTGGAAAATGCCTTCCAGGTCTACCCCCAGGGCTTTCCGCCCGAAGTGATGGCCCGCTTCGACGCGGCGACGGGCCGAGGCCACCTGTGCAACCTGCCCTACTCCGGCACCGAAGTGCTCAGCGACTACGGCGAAGAGCACCTGCGTACCGGCCAGCCCATCGTGTACACCAGCGCGGACAGTGTGTTTCAGGTGGCGGCCCACGTGGACGTGGTGCCGCTGGACACGCTGTACACCTGGTGCGAGGCGGCCCGCGAAATTCTGCAGGGCGAACACGCCGTGGCCCGCGTGATTGCCCGGCCCTTTACCGGCGCGGCCCCCGACTTCGAGCGGCTGAACGACCAGCGCCGGGACTACTCGCTGGTGCCGCCTCACACCGTGCTGGACGCTCTGAAGGCGGCCGGCAAGGCGGTGGTCGGCATCGGTAAGATTCCCGACCTGTACGCGGGCAAAGGCTTTACCGAAATGCACCACACCGACGACAACGCCGACGGTATCCGGCAGACCCTGGAACGGATGCACCGGGCACAGGCCGAGGGGCTGGACGGCCTGATTTTCACCAATCTGGTGGACTTCGACTCCAAGTACGGCCACCGCCGCGACCCGCAGGGGTACTCGGCCGCGCTGAAAGCCTTTGACGCTGCCCTGCCCGAATTCCTGGCAGCTGTGCCGGAAGGCGGCGCCCTCCTTATCATTTCCGACCACGGCAACGACCCCACCTGGTACGGCAGCGACCATACCCGCGAACACGGGCTGCTGCTGGGGTACCGCCCTGGCATGGCCGGGCTGACCGACCTGGGCACCCGGCAGACGTTCGCGGATATAGGAGCCACAGCCGCCGACGCCCTGGGCGCGGAGTGGAGCGGCCCCGGCCAGAGCTTCTGGGCACAGCTGCGTGGCTGA
- a CDS encoding DUF420 domain-containing protein, producing the protein MLPNAAVINQAAVFTIVLSGLALLAGVYFIRSGNRESHMRAMLSASALATLFLVLYLTRLALGYEKAYAGPAEWKLGYYALLISHIVLAAANLPLAVIPLGYAYKGLKAAGNLANVDSNPVARAAFDAHRKWVRWTVPVWLYVAVTGWVIYLILGRWGEVMPH; encoded by the coding sequence ATGCTTCCCAACGCTGCTGTCATCAACCAAGCCGCCGTCTTTACCATTGTCCTGAGCGGCCTCGCGCTGCTGGCAGGGGTGTACTTTATTCGCTCAGGCAACCGCGAAAGCCACATGCGGGCCATGCTGAGCGCCAGTGCCCTGGCCACGCTGTTTCTGGTGCTGTACCTGACCCGGCTGGCCCTGGGCTACGAGAAAGCCTACGCCGGCCCCGCCGAGTGGAAGCTGGGCTACTACGCCCTGCTCATCAGCCATATCGTGCTGGCCGCCGCCAACCTGCCGCTGGCTGTGATTCCACTGGGCTACGCCTATAAGGGCCTGAAGGCGGCCGGCAACCTGGCAAACGTGGACAGCAACCCGGTGGCCCGCGCCGCCTTCGATGCCCACCGCAAGTGGGTGCGCTGGACGGTGCCGGTATGGCTGTACGTGGCGGTGACCGGCTGGGTCATTTACCTGATTCTGGGCCGCTGGGGCGAGGTGATGCCGCACTAG
- the lptB gene encoding LPS export ABC transporter ATP-binding protein gives MTAPAAPLSEPTASAPAISRPSLVATGLKKQYGRREVVRGVDLNVNPGEIVALFGPNGAGKTTTFYMIVGFIRAGAGHIALGQRDVTALPMHQRAQLGLGYLPQEPSAFRKLSARDNLLAILEYQKLPRAEQERRADALLEEFGLSHLANSFAYQLSGGERRRLELARALTTDPDYLLLDEPFTGVDPKSIREIQRLIRELRDRRGIGVFITDHNVRETIALTDRVYLMFDGQVTFQGTPAEFAANPDVRAHYLGEDFEL, from the coding sequence GTGACCGCTCCCGCCGCACCGCTGTCCGAGCCCACCGCTTCCGCCCCGGCCATCAGCCGGCCTTCACTGGTGGCCACCGGCCTGAAAAAGCAGTACGGGCGGCGCGAGGTGGTGCGCGGTGTCGACCTGAACGTGAACCCCGGCGAGATTGTGGCCCTGTTCGGCCCCAACGGCGCCGGCAAGACCACGACCTTTTACATGATTGTCGGATTTATCCGCGCCGGGGCGGGGCACATCGCACTGGGACAGCGTGACGTGACGGCGCTGCCCATGCACCAGCGGGCACAGCTGGGCCTGGGCTACTTGCCGCAGGAGCCGAGCGCCTTTCGCAAGCTCTCGGCCCGCGACAACCTCCTGGCGATTCTGGAATACCAGAAGCTGCCCCGCGCCGAGCAGGAGCGCCGCGCCGACGCACTGCTCGAAGAATTCGGCCTCAGCCACCTGGCGAACTCCTTCGCCTACCAGCTGTCGGGCGGGGAGCGGCGGCGGCTGGAACTGGCCCGCGCCCTGACCACCGACCCCGACTATCTGCTGCTGGACGAGCCGTTCACCGGCGTGGACCCCAAGAGCATCCGTGAGATTCAGCGCCTGATTCGTGAACTGCGCGACCGGCGGGGTATCGGCGTATTTATCACCGACCACAACGTCCGCGAAACCATCGCCCTGACCGACCGGGTGTATCTGATGTTCGACGGTCAGGTGACGTTCCAGGGCACCCCAGCCGAGTTCGCCGCCAACCCGGACGTGCGCGCCCACTATCTGGGCGAAGACTTCGAGCTGTAG